A stretch of DNA from Streptomyces venezuelae:
CGGCCCGGACGCCCCCGCCGAGGCGACCGCCGCCCACCTCGGGAGCATGGACGCCTTCAGCCGCCGGCTGGCGCTGCGCGCGGCGGCCATGCTGCTGCGCATCCTGCGCGCGGCCGGCCATCCGGCGGCCCCTTCCCTGGACCGGCTGGTGGCCGCCTGGTGCGAGGAGTTCGCGGACCGCTTCGGGGCCCGCTGGATCCCGGTGGCCACGCAGGTGGAACACCAGTCGCGGACGGTCCTGGCGGCGTACGAGCGGCTCACCGGTCGGGGGTGAGGTCCAGGTCCAGGTCCAGGCTGTAGCGGCGCTTGGGCTTACCGGCCGCGCCCAGCCGGTCGTAGAAGCGGATCGCACCCTCGTTCCATTCGGGGGTCTGCCACTGGACCTCGTCCATGCCGAGCTCGCGGGCGAGTTCCGTCACGGCGTCCATCAGGGCCGCGCCGAGGCCGTGGCCGCGGGCGCCGTCGGCCAGGTAGAGGCAGTCCATGTGCAGGTAATGCCGGGCGTCCCAGAACGAGAACTCGGCGGAGCAGGCCGCATATCCGGCCACCTCGCCGTCCGGGTCCTCGGCGACCAGCACCCACAGCCCGGGCCGCCCGGACTCGGCCCCGGTTGCGGCCCCGGTCCCGGATTCGGCCCCGGACTCGGGTCCGAAGAGCTGCGGCCCGAGCCGGTCCGCGAGGCCGGGCGGGCGCGGGGCGGACTTCTCGTAGGCGACGTGCTCGTGGATGAGCTCGACAAGCCGTTCCAGGTCCTGAGGCCGGGCGCGGCGCACCAAGGACGGGGACTGAGGCTGGGACCGGGACCGGGACCGGGACTGGGGCTGATAGTTCGGCGGCTGCTGGGTCATGTACCCATCCTGCGCGCCCCGGCCGGCCGCTCCCCCGGCCGGGGGTCCGCCCCGCGCGACCGCGCTACGAAGCGGCCAGGCGGAACGCCATGCGGCCGAAGGCGACCTGGTCGCCGGCGCGGACCACCGCGGAGCCGAGGACCCGTCGCCCGTTGACGGTCGTACCGTTGGTCGAGCCCAGGTCCCGCAGCACCCACAGGCCGTCCCGCAGGCTCAGCTCGGCATGACTGCGGGAGACCGTCTCATGGCTGAGCCGCAGGCCGTTGCCGGGGTCCCGGCCGATCTTCAGGGTCTCGCCGCCCGCCATCGGCAGCAGCAGCTTCGGCAGCCGCTCCGCGTGCCAGGCGCGGCGGACGCCGACGCCCACCGCCGAGAGCCGCCCCACCCAGCCGAACAGCCGCCCGGTCCAGGAGCCGTGCTCGCCGTGCGGACTCCGGTCGCCGTACGGGCGGTACGGTACGGCGACCTCGCCGGGCCGGGCCGCGAGGTCGGCGGTGAGCACCGCCAGGTCCTCGGACCGCCGGGCCACCAGCGCGAGTTCCATCCGGCGCATGAAGGTGTCGTGCGACAGCTTGCCCTCCGCCGCGCCCTCCCGGAGCTGGACGAGCACCCGGTCGCGATCGGCGTCGGAGAGCCGCAGCGCAGGATGCACGGGAGGCACCGGGTGCACAGGAAACTCAAAACTCGACGTCACAGGGTGATTGTCGGCCCGTCGGGGCCGGAGTGTCCAGAACTGCCCCGCCCGGCCCGGGATGATGGGCTGTGAATGCCGGTCACCGCCGGCCCCGCCGACGCCGCCCACGACGAGGAGACCGTCCGTGCAGTTCGAGGTGTGGGCGCCGCATGCTGCGGCGCGCGTGGACATGCAGCTCAACGAGGTCGTGTACCCGATGGAGCGCGACACGGATCCGAAGCGGGCCGGCTGGTGGCGGGCCGATGCCCCGGCCGGGGACGGGGACCGGTACGGGTTCCTGCTCGACGACGATCCCGTCGTCCGCCCCGATCCGCGCGGCCGGCGGCTGCCGGACGGCCCGGACGGCCTCTCCGCGGTGGCCGACCCCGCCGCTGCCTGGCCGGCTGCGGCGTCCGAGCCGCCGCCCCGGGTCCGGCTCCAGGACGCGGTCCTGTACGAGCTGCACATCGGCACGTTCACCCCGGAAGGCACCTTCGACGCGGCAGCCGACCGCCTCGGCCACCTGGTCTCGCTGGGCGTCACGCATGTGGAGCTGATGCCGGTCTGCCCGTTCCCCGGCCGGCACGGCTGGGGGTACGACGGGGTGGCGCCGTGGGCGGTCCACGAGCCGTACGGCGGCCCGGCCGGGCTGGCCCGGTTCGTGGCCGCGGCGCACGGGCACGGGCTGGGGGTGGTGCTGGACGTGGTCCACAACCACCTCGGCCCCTCGGGCAACCACCTCCCGGCCTTCGGGCCCTATTTCACGGACACGCACCGCACCCCGTGGGGTGCGGCGGTCAACCTGGACGCGGCCGGCTCCGACGAGGTCCGGGCGTACCTCATCGGCAGCGCCCTGGCCTGGCTGCGGGACTACCGGATCGACGGCCTCCGCCTGGACGCGGTGCATGCGCTGGCCGACGACCGGGCGCTGACCTTCCTGGAGGAGCTGTCGCAGGCGGTGGACGAGCTGGCCGCGGAGACCGGCCGCCCGCTGTTCCTGATCGCCGAGTCCGACCGGTGCGACCCGCGGACCACCACCCCGCGGAGCCAGGCTGGGACGGGTGGCGCCGACGGGGTCGGCGGACTCGGCCTGCACGCCCAGTGGAACGACGACTTCCACCATGCCCTGCACTGTGCGCTGACCGGCGAATCCCAGGGCTACTACGCCGACTTCGCACAGACGCCGCTGGCCGCCCTCGCCAAGACCATGACCCGGGTGTTCTTCCACGACGGCACCTGGTCCTCCTTCCGGGGCCGCACCCACGGCCGCCCGGTCGACCGGCGCCGCACGCCGGCGCACCGCTTCCTGGGGTACGCCCAGACCCACGACCAGATCGGCAACCGGGCGCTGGGCGACCGGCTTTCCGGCAGCCTGCCGCCCGGACTGCTGGCCTGCGCCGCGGCGCTGGTGCTCACCGGGCCGTTCGTACCGATGCTGTTCATGGGTGAGGAGTGGGGTGCGCGGACGCCCTGGCAGTACTTCACCGACCATCCGGATCCTGCGCTGGCAGAGGCCGTACGGGCGGGCCGGCGGCGGGAGTTCGCCGCACACGGGTGGGTGGCGGAGGAGGTCCCGGACCCGCAGGACGCGGCCACCCGCGAGCGGTCCTGCCTGGACTGGTCCGAGCCGGACCGCCCGGAACACGAACGGCTGCTGGCCTGGTACCGCACGCTGATCGCACTGCGCCGCACCCAGCCGGACCTGCGGGACCCGGACCTGGGCGCGGTGCGGGTCGCCTTCGACGAGGAGCGCCGCTGGCTGAGCTTCCGGCGCGGGGACGTCCGGGTGGCGGTGAACCTGTCGGCGGACCCGGTGACCATCGCGCTGGGCCGGAACGGGGTCCGGGTGCTGGCCGCCTGGAAGCCGGTGGATCACCCGGGCCCGGACGGCCGGATCCACCTGCCGGGCGCATCGGCGGTGGTCCTGGGGCCGTAGCGGGGGCCGGGGCGGGGCGGGGGTGTGGACTGCGCGGGGTGCGGGGGCGGGGGGCGCGGGTGCACGGATGTGGTCGGTGAGCGGCGGCCCGGGAGTCCCCTGTGCCCCCGGGCCGCCGCACACCCCCTCGCCCTCCAGACCACCGATTGCGCCGATTCGGTTGCCCGGCGCGGCGATGATTTCCAGCCGTTCCGCAGCGGACGCCGGTCGGCTCCGCTCGACTCAGTCGACGAGGGCAAGCTCCCGCGGCGCATGGTTGAGGCGCCGGCCGGTCCCCTCCCCCGTGACGGTGACGATGTCCTCGATCCGCACGCCGAAGCGGCCCGGGAGGTAGATCCCAGGCTCGATCGAGAAGCACATGCCGGGCAGCAGCGGCTGCTCCTCGCCCTCCACCAGGTAGGGCGGCTCGTGCGTGGTCACCCCGATGCCGTGCCCGGTGCGGTGGATGAAGCGGTCCCCGTACCCGCCGTCCGTGATCACCGCGCGGGCCACCCGGTCCACGTCCTGGCAGGTCGCGCCGGGCCGCACCGCCTCGAACGCGGCCTGCTGGGCCTCGCGTACGAGGTCGTGCACCCGCTGTTCCTCGGCGGTCGGCTCGCCGCCGACGTGCACGGTGCGGGAGATGTCCGAGCCGTAGCCGTGCTTGAGCCCGCCGAAGTCGAGGACGACCGTGTCGCCGCGCTCGATGACCCGGTCGCCCGCCTCATGGTGCGGGTTGGCCCCGTTGGGGCCGGAGCCGACCACGGTGAAGTCCACCTGCGCATGGCCGTGGGCACGCAGCAGGGCGGCGAGATCGGCGGCCACCTCCGTCTCCCGGCGGCCGGCGAAGCGTACGCCGAGGATCTCCCCGTACGCGGCATCCGCCGCCGCGCCCGCCGCGGCCAGCCGCTCCAGTTCCCGGGCGTCCTTGACGGCCCGCAGCAGGGGCAGGGCTTCGGTCAGGGCGACATGGGTCGTCTCGGGCAACTCCCGGCGGAGGCCGAGGAGATGGAGGGCCCAGGTGTTGTCGCTCACCCCGAAGCGGCCATGGGCGTCGAGCAGCGGGGCGGTGACCTCGTACGGGTTCTTCCCGTCGGTCCACTCCCGCAGCGCCAGGGCCCCGGCCCCGGCCGCCGCGGCGGCGTCGGGCGCCTCGAGCGCGGGCACGACGAGCGTCGGCTGCT
This window harbors:
- a CDS encoding GNAT family N-acetyltransferase, coding for MTQQPPNYQPQSRSRSRSQPQSPSLVRRARPQDLERLVELIHEHVAYEKSAPRPPGLADRLGPQLFGPESGAESGTGAATGAESGRPGLWVLVAEDPDGEVAGYAACSAEFSFWDARHYLHMDCLYLADGARGHGLGAALMDAVTELARELGMDEVQWQTPEWNEGAIRFYDRLGAAGKPKRRYSLDLDLDLTPDR
- the treZ gene encoding malto-oligosyltrehalose trehalohydrolase — translated: MQFEVWAPHAAARVDMQLNEVVYPMERDTDPKRAGWWRADAPAGDGDRYGFLLDDDPVVRPDPRGRRLPDGPDGLSAVADPAAAWPAAASEPPPRVRLQDAVLYELHIGTFTPEGTFDAAADRLGHLVSLGVTHVELMPVCPFPGRHGWGYDGVAPWAVHEPYGGPAGLARFVAAAHGHGLGVVLDVVHNHLGPSGNHLPAFGPYFTDTHRTPWGAAVNLDAAGSDEVRAYLIGSALAWLRDYRIDGLRLDAVHALADDRALTFLEELSQAVDELAAETGRPLFLIAESDRCDPRTTTPRSQAGTGGADGVGGLGLHAQWNDDFHHALHCALTGESQGYYADFAQTPLAALAKTMTRVFFHDGTWSSFRGRTHGRPVDRRRTPAHRFLGYAQTHDQIGNRALGDRLSGSLPPGLLACAAALVLTGPFVPMLFMGEEWGARTPWQYFTDHPDPALAEAVRAGRRREFAAHGWVAEEVPDPQDAATRERSCLDWSEPDRPEHERLLAWYRTLIALRRTQPDLRDPDLGAVRVAFDEERRWLSFRRGDVRVAVNLSADPVTIALGRNGVRVLAAWKPVDHPGPDGRIHLPGASAVVLGP
- a CDS encoding FHA domain-containing protein; this encodes MTSSFEFPVHPVPPVHPALRLSDADRDRVLVQLREGAAEGKLSHDTFMRRMELALVARRSEDLAVLTADLAARPGEVAVPYRPYGDRSPHGEHGSWTGRLFGWVGRLSAVGVGVRRAWHAERLPKLLLPMAGGETLKIGRDPGNGLRLSHETVSRSHAELSLRDGLWVLRDLGSTNGTTVNGRRVLGSAVVRAGDQVAFGRMAFRLAAS
- a CDS encoding aminopeptidase P family protein, translating into MVHDDSAPAPFTAADYAARMAAAAQAAAAAGLDGLLIAPGPDLVHLTGYRPVDTERLTVLVLAAGQQPTLVVPALEAPDAAAAAGAGALALREWTDGKNPYEVTAPLLDAHGRFGVSDNTWALHLLGLRRELPETTHVALTEALPLLRAVKDARELERLAAAGAAADAAYGEILGVRFAGRRETEVAADLAALLRAHGHAQVDFTVVGSGPNGANPHHEAGDRVIERGDTVVLDFGGLKHGYGSDISRTVHVGGEPTAEEQRVHDLVREAQQAAFEAVRPGATCQDVDRVARAVITDGGYGDRFIHRTGHGIGVTTHEPPYLVEGEEQPLLPGMCFSIEPGIYLPGRFGVRIEDIVTVTGEGTGRRLNHAPRELALVD